Genomic DNA from Candidatus Latescibacterota bacterium:
AAAAAAAGAACTCGGGATAGATATAGAGAAGGGGTTTACTCCCAAGTATGTCAACGACAGAAAGAAAAGCAAAATAGTCAAGGAATTGCGGGAAGAAGCTGCAAAAAGCGAAGAAGTTCTTCTAGCAACGGACATGGATCGTGAGGGAGAGGCTATCGCCTGGCACCTGGAAGAGATCCTTAAGAAGACTAAAGTCCCTATGCGGAGGATTATCTTTAACGAGATAACTGCCAACGCGATAAGGGAAGCGGTGGAGAATCCTCACGAGATCGACATGAATAAGGTAAACGCGCAACAGGCAAGGAGAATCCT
This window encodes:
- a CDS encoding type I DNA topoisomerase, yielding MNQVLVIVESPAKARTIKKYLGKGYKVKASVGHIRDLPKKELGIDIEKGFTPKYVNDRKKSKIVKELREEAAKSEEVLLATDMDREGEAIAWHLEEILKKTKVPMRRIIFNEITANAIREAVENPHEIDMNKVNAQQARRILDRLVGYLISPVLWKIFYRGLSAGRVQSVGLRLLCEREEEIRQLIPAEGWTIEALL